One genomic region from Chelmon rostratus isolate fCheRos1 chromosome 11, fCheRos1.pri, whole genome shotgun sequence encodes:
- the degs1 gene encoding sphingolipid delta(4)-desaturase DES1: MGNRIAREDYEWVYTDQPHADRRKEILAKYPEIKSLMGPDPRLKWVVCMMVFIQFLAFYLVKDLNWKWVLFWTYAFGSCINHSMTLAIHEVSHNTAFGNSKAMWNRYFAMFANLPIGLPYSASFKRYHLDHHRYLGGDGVDVDIPTEFEGWFFCTPFRKFIWIILQPLFYAIRPLCINPKPITQLEMTNVAFQLTFDVLLYWLWGAKPVIYMLAGSMLGMGLHPISGHFIAEHYMFLKGHETYSYYGSLNLLTFNVGYHNEHHDFPSIPGRRLPMVKKIAAEYYDDLPQYTSWVKVLYDFIMDDTLSPYSRVKRKLKGDVKQE; encoded by the exons ATGGGAAACCGGATCGCCCGTGAAGACTACGAATGGGTGTATACGGACCAGCCGCATGCCGACAGGAGAAAAGAGATCCTGG CCAAATACCCAGAAATCAAGTCGTTGATGGGTCCTGACCCAAGGCTGAAATGGGTTGTGTGCATGATGGTGTTTAtacagtttttagctttctacCTGGTCAAAGACTTGAACTGGAAATGGGTTTTGTTTTGGACTTACGCGTTTGGTAGCTGCATCAACCACTCAATGACCCTTGCTATTCACGAAGTCTCCCACAACACTGCCTTTGGAAACAGCAAGGCCATGTGGAACCGCTACTTCGCCATGTTTGCCAACCTGCCCATTGGCTTGCCATACTCTGCCTCCTTCAAACGCTATCATTTAGACCATCACCGCTACCTGGGAGGAGACGGAGTAGATGTAGACATTCCCACTGAGTTTGAAGGCTGGTTCTTCTGCACACCCTTCCGCAAATTCATCTGGATTATTCTGCAGCCACTGTTCTATGCCATAAGGCCCCTCTGCATCAACCCCAAACCCATCACTCAGCTGGAGATGACCAACGTGGCCTTCCAACTCACCTTTGACGTCCTGCTCTACTGGCTATGGGGGGCCAAGCCTGTGATCTATATGCTGGCTGGCTCAATGCTAGGGATGGGCTTGCATCCCATCTCTGGGCACTTCATAGCTGAGCACTACATGTTCCTCAAGGGCCATGAGACCTACTCTTACTATGGCTCCCTCAACCTGCTCACCTTCAATGTGGGCTACCACAATGAGCACCATGACTTCCCCAGCATCCCGGGACGGAGGCTACCCATG GTGAAGAAAATAGCTGCAGAGTATTATGATGACCTGCCTCAGTACACATCATGGGTGAAGGTCCTGTACGACTTCATCATGGACGATACACTGAGCCCATACTCTCGAGTCAAGAGGAAGCTTAAGGGCGATGTCAAACAGGAATAA